The Stomoxys calcitrans chromosome 3, idStoCalc2.1, whole genome shotgun sequence genome includes a region encoding these proteins:
- the LOC106081206 gene encoding uncharacterized protein LOC106081206, with product MPTTSFLLDSFSNGNGARLTLGSAVLVYLIAYNETTAPCVVLATIIATIYAALAARCKTSLRTLQMPYIRASNKFDFGCLFLATWMEMLAILCACGALARTLSMCLDAMTGGLARIMILGRNSPTNEPWPDVLGVAVVFLVTGMFMLGLEHSKAFSFIMALAMFGLNAILSAVGWWNGDAVAWHETILQPSGFKSLLTATALISFSFPCECPSPKTGWKRFTGLFMILFVTISLLLASGCLTTILHYKPIEDYSAVPLFHILDDNNFHKLVPAAACMLMLTVTGAFLELFPELYRIIVRFATSEWRILTKQIAYESADSGNPVLAVFIAGSLCAMLSFACPLQNLCHMLAASHLCAVFFRAFYLLYVPFRPKFILQCNHDSSLSYSRLNTDPISHSSSASRLKRSLWNLSVGKQVPNKKPKVKPKNKQEVEKEWLLLGEPTSPCPQRETKDVESTILSDGEPPPSDFEYPDKFENSDSDTSTDIDAIVDEYRQKVKVTTAGPLERTSRVPTVSSWRVTIFAIIVVFLGLALSLAGIYMHWAPAYLTGSIGVFIISLMMPLIPKYTGSVINVSPVICCSAIFMGGILFASCAQYSWPAIVFWIGAGLIMLIRCDNICCDCLNQNSNLNEQLLPSVSGGAASTAAAGTTTTIRMPRPPKGFITIPTHINPPR from the exons CTTTCTCTTGGACTCATTTTCGAATGGAAATGGAGCTCGCTTGACATTGGGCTCTGCCGTTTTGGTCTATTTGATTGCCTACAATGAGACAACTGCACCATGTGTGGTTTTGGCCACCATAATAGCTACAATTTATGCAGCATTGGCGG CTCGCTGTAAAACAAGTCTAAGGACACTGCAAATGCCTTACATACGGGCCAGCAATAAGTTTGACTTTGGCTGCCTCTTTTTGGCCACATGGATGGAGATGCTGGCCATACTGTGTGCCTGTGGGGCATTGGCGAGAACGTTGAGCATGTGTTTGGATGCCATGACTGGTGGTTTGGCACGTATAATGATTTTGG GTCGTAACTCACCCACCAATGAACCCTGGCCAGATGTCTTGGGTGTAGCTGTGGTCTTTCTTGTGACCGGCATGTTTATGTTGGGCCTGGAG CACTCGAAGGCTTTCAGCTTCATAATGGCTTTGGCCATGTTTGGATTAAATGCCATTCTAAGTGCGGTGGGTTGGTGGAATGGAGATGCTGTCGCTTGGCATGAGACCATATTGCAGCCGAGTGGTTTCAAAAGT TTATTAACGGCCACTGCCCTTATATCCTTCTCCTTTCCGTGCGAATGTCCCAGCCCTAAAACTGGCTGGAAAAGATTTACGGGACTATTTATGATACTATTTGTAACAATATCACTGCTTTTGGCTTCCGGTTGTTTAACCACCATACTGCATTATAA ACCTATTGAAGACTACTCAGCCGTCCCTTTGTTTCATATATTGGACGATaacaattttcacaaattagtgCCAGCTGCCGCATGTATGCTAATGCTAACAGTAACCGGTGCCTTTTTGGAGTTGTTTCCGGAATTGTATCGCATAATTGTGCGATTTGCAACATCCGAATGGAGAATATTGACCAAGCAGATAGCCTATGAAAGTGCCGATAGTGGAAATCCAGTATTGGCGGTTTTCATAGCAG GTAGCCTTTGTGCCATGCTTTCATTTGCTTGCCCTTTGCAAAATCTATGCCACATGCTGGCCGCAAGTCACCTTTGTGCCGTATTCTTCCGAGCATTTTATTTGCTCTATGTACCCTTCCgtccaaaatttattttacaatgCA ATCATGACTCCTCACTCTCATATAGTCGCTTAAACACTGATCCCATAAGTCACAGCTCTTCGGCATCACGTTTAAAACGTAGCTTATGGAATTTAAGCGTGGGCAAACAAGTACCAAATAAAAAACCCAAAGTCAAGCCTAAGAATAAACAAGAGGTGGAGAAGGAATGGTTGTTGTTGGGTGAGCCCACTTCGCCATGTCCCCAAAGAGAAACGAAGGATGTAGAATCCACTATATTGTCAGATGGAGAACCACCT CCCTCTGATTTCGAATATCCCGATAAGTTTGAAAACTCAGATTCTGATACCTCAACCGATATCGATGCCATTGTCGATGAGTATCGTCAAAAGGTTAAGGTCACCACTGCTGGTCCCTTGGAAAGGACAAGTCGTGTACCCACTGTGTCATCATGGCGTGTTACCATATTCGCCATaattgttgtgtttttgggtcTAGCGTTAAGTCTGGCGGGTATTTATATGCATTGGGCTCCGGCATATTTAACGGGATCCATAG GTGTTTTTATTATAAGCCTCATGATGCCTTTAATACCCAAATACACAGGCAGTGTCATCAACGTCAGTCCCGTCATCTGCTGTTCGGCCATTTTTATGGGTGGCATACTGTTCGCCTCATGTGCTCAATATTCGTGGCCAGCAATTGTCTTTTGGATTGGGGCCGGCCTAATTATGTTAATACGATGTGATAACATTTGTTGTGATTGCCTAAATCAAAACTCCAATCTGAATGAACAACTGTTGCCCAGTGTTTCGGGTGGAGCTGCCAGCACAGCTGCCGCGgggacaactaccacaatacgTATGCCTAGGCCACCAAAGGGCTTTATTACCATACCCACACACATCAATCCGCCAAGATGA
- the LOC106081211 gene encoding uncharacterized protein LOC106081211, with amino-acid sequence MESNAEDNFGIISKKDCLTIVKNYLKLTDEDAVQVLAYEVSRASSDCVGFIGEYYKLKVEIQEKKSNEAQTLKFFVKSAPITNASHGADCERKALFVKESEVYKQILPNIQRYAEADLYPKSYLMRSDVIVLEDFSLAEKNLKQMKEGEEHTIKHYQLFLQLLAKLHASSLAWELKESIDINNQFKHILFDQQFTSTNEWYTTGIKGLLYLTQSHPQFQYPEAQEFINNKLCSILNHLEEYVNPSKTLRNVLCHRDSWTCNIFWEYNQETQEPIGCRIIDFQLMRYSPPAIDVLNFLYNTYHDPVLREKEIPQHLKYYRMAFRQKLKRLELPEDIIPDKEFEEDCQRALLPIRVLRAICVPLMKLPHGWADMMRATDPKTFDIYMNSDRREMFERISSMDTTYRAKILYPVQEIMEYFGFKDIIMETSGEDKFENLSKKDCQTIVKNYLKLTDEDEVHVLAYEVSRASSDCVGFMGEYYKLKVEIQEKTSNKAQTLKFFVKSVPVANAYHRAECERKGFFVKESQVYEQILPNIHRYAKADLYPKSYLLRSNVIVLEDFSLAEKNLKQMKEDEKHTTKHYHLFLQLLAKLHASSLAWELEESIDIDKQFHHILFELQITNTNEWYTTGKEGLLYLAQGHPKYQYPEAQEFINNKLDDILNNLDEFVDPSKTLRNVLCHRDSWNSNIFWEYNQESQEPIGCRIVDFQLTRYCPPAIDVLNFLYNTYHDPVLRDKEIPEHLKYYRMIFRQELKRLQLPEDIIPDKEFEEDCQRALLPVRVLRAICVPLMKLPHGWADMMRATDAKTFDMYMNSDRREMFERVSSLDSTYRAKILYPIQEVMEYFGFKAK; translated from the exons ATGGAGTCAAATGCAGAAGACAATTTTGGAATTATAAGCAAAAAAGATTGTTTAACAATTGTAAAGAATTATCTAAAGCTAACAGACGAGGATGCAGTTCAAGTGCTGGCGTATGAAGTTTCAAGAGCATCATCAGATTGCGTGGGTTTCATAGGGGAATACTATAAGCTGAAGGTGGAAATACAAGAAAAG AAGTCTAATGAAGCGCAGACTTTGAAATTCTTTGTCAAAAGTGCTCCTATCACAAATGCCTCTCACGGTGCTGACTGTGAGCGTAAAGCGTTATTTGTTAAGGAATCTGAAGTTTATAAACAAATCCTTCCGAATATTCAACGTTATGCTGAAGCTGATCTTTATCCCAAATCCTATTTAATGCGTTCGGATGTCATTGTCTTGGAGGATTTCTCTTTAGCCGAAAAGAATTTGAAACAAATGAAAGAAGGTGAAGAGCATACAATAAAACATTATCAGCTATTTTTACAACTTCTAGCCAAACTACATGCCTCTAGTTTGGCCTGGGAATTGAAGGAGTCAATAGACATCAACAATCAGTTTAAACATATTCTCTTTGACCAACAATTTACGAGTACAAATGAATGGTATACCACTGGTATAAAG GGTCTTCTATATTTGACGCAAAGTCATCCTCAATTTCAATACCCTGAAGCCCAGGAATTTATCAATAACAAACTCTGCTCCATTTTAAATCATTTGGAAGAGTATGTCAATCCCTCCAAAACTTTACGCAATGTCTTGTGTCATCGCGACTCTTGGACTTGCAATATCTTTTGGGAATACAATCAAGAAACTCAAGAGCCCATAGGATGCCGTATTATAGATTTTCAATTAATGCGTTACAGTCCACCTGCCATAgatgttttaaattttctttacaacACCTACCATGATCCAGTGCTTCGTGAGAAAGAAATTCCCCAACATCTAAAATACTATAGAATGGCATTTCGTCAGAAATTGAAACGTCTAGAGCTACCAGAAGATATAATACCTGATAAGGAATTTGAGGAGGATTGCCAAAGGGCTTTATTGCCAATTCGAGTATTACGTGCTATTTGTGTACCTTTAATGAAGTTGCCTCATGGTTGGGCTGATATGATGCGTGCCACTGATCCGAAAACGTTTGATATTTATATGAACAGTGATCGAAGGGAGATGTTTGAGAGGATCTCATCTATGGATACAACTTATCGAGCAAAGATTTTATATCCAGTTCAGGAGATTATGGAATATTTTGGATTTAAA GACATTATCATGGAGACAAGTGGAGAagacaaatttgaaaatttaagcaaaaaagaTTGTCAAacaattgtaaaaaattatctAAAGCTAACAGATGAGGATGAAGTCCATGTGCTGGCATATGAGGTTTCAAGAGCATCATCCGATTGCGTTGGCTTTATGGGGGAATACTATAAGCTAAAGGTGGAAATACAAGAAAAG ACCAGTAATAAGGCTCAGACCTTAAAATTCTTTGTCAAAAGTGTTCCTGTCGCTAATGCCTATCATCGTGCTGAGTGTGAGCgtaaaggtttctttgtcaagGAATCACAAGTTTATGAACAGATACTACCCAACATTCATCGATATGCAAAAGCTGATCTTTATCCCAAATCCTATTTGCTGCGATCGAATGTCATAGTCTTGGAGGATTTCTCTTTGGCCGAAAAGAACTTGAAGCAAATGAAAGAAGATGAGAAACATACAACAAAAcattatcatttatttttacaaCTTCTAGCCAAACTACATGCCTCAAGTTTGGCCTGGGAGTTGGAGGAGTCTATAGATATAGACAAGCAGTTTCATCACATCCTCTTTGAACTACAAATAACGAATACCAATGAATGGTATACCACTGGTAAAGAG GGTCTCCTATATTTGGCCCAGGGTCATCCGAAATATCAATACCCTGAAGCCCAGGAATTTATCAATAACAAACTTGATGACATATTGAATAATTTGGATGAATTTGTTGACCCCTCCAAAACTTTACGCAATGTCTTGTGTCATCGCGACTCTTGGAACAGCAATATCTTTTGGGAATACAATCAAGAAAGCCAAGAGCCCATTGGATGCCGTATTGTAGATTTTCAATTGACGCGTTACTGTCCACCTGCCATAGATGTATTGAATTTTCTTTACAACACCTACCATGATCCAGTGCTTCGTGATAAAGAAATTCCCGAACATCTGAAATACTATAGAATGATATTTCGTCAGGAATTGAAACGTTTACAGCTGCCAGAAGATATAATACCTGATAAGGAATTTGAGGAGGATTGCCAAAGGGCTTTATTGCCTGTGCGGGTGTTACGTGCCATTTGTGTACCTTTAATGAAGTTGCCACATGGTTGGGCTGATATGATGCGAGCCACTGATGCCAAAACTTTCGACATGTATATGAACAGTGATCGAAGGGAAATGTTTGAGAGGGTCTCGTCTTTAGATTCTACCtatcgtgcaaaaattttatatccaattcagGAGGTAATGGAATATTTTGGATTCAAAGCTAAATAA